A stretch of the Actinotalea sp. JY-7876 genome encodes the following:
- a CDS encoding DNA sulfur modification protein DndB codes for MAQRVHTFPAHRYNRGGIAVFVVAMPLQAIAELLPEPDPAHKFPGNRRVDLAHAEGFSRYWQHNERWATPPLLLDTETRLDDRFQQETSVPPVSSGMLTFPDDSKTSLEILDGQHRILGWHIAAEQIAAGLRTSRRALENAHLLGDTGAGRSAESGLDRWTRLSERLQTECVTLEIFEGVGIEEHRQFFSDIATNAKGITKSQVAAFDQRDLVNRVAAELAVKHPLVDGIVDFEKDRMAGASENLLSAKTLVDVVRAASIGFESRATQKREALLAPEGVMDVTLRFLDVLLDEVPGLAPVASGAESAAALRARSLIASATILRCLAGAFRMVAVDGIDELRPRVDDAGEAAFRRMLRQLAGSWGFPIDGRWLATGYFPGTGSRAPSSRAQDLKGMTMTLATWAQAGVPVARDR; via the coding sequence TTGGCGCAGAGAGTCCACACCTTCCCGGCGCACCGCTACAACCGCGGGGGAATCGCGGTGTTCGTGGTTGCCATGCCACTGCAGGCCATCGCCGAGCTCTTGCCGGAGCCGGATCCCGCCCACAAGTTCCCGGGCAACCGTCGCGTCGACCTTGCCCATGCCGAAGGTTTCTCGCGGTACTGGCAGCACAATGAGCGCTGGGCGACGCCGCCGCTGCTACTCGATACCGAGACGCGGTTGGATGACAGGTTCCAACAGGAGACGTCCGTGCCGCCGGTTTCGAGCGGCATGCTGACGTTCCCCGATGACTCCAAGACGTCGCTCGAGATCCTCGACGGTCAGCACCGCATCCTGGGATGGCACATCGCGGCCGAGCAAATCGCGGCAGGTCTAAGAACCAGTCGCCGGGCACTGGAGAACGCGCATCTCCTAGGCGACACCGGTGCCGGGCGGAGTGCCGAGAGCGGTCTCGATCGCTGGACTCGCCTGTCGGAGCGCCTCCAGACGGAGTGTGTGACGTTGGAGATCTTTGAAGGGGTCGGGATCGAGGAACACAGACAGTTCTTCTCAGACATCGCGACCAATGCCAAGGGGATCACGAAGTCCCAAGTCGCGGCTTTCGATCAACGTGACCTGGTGAACCGGGTCGCCGCCGAGCTCGCCGTGAAGCACCCGCTGGTCGACGGGATCGTGGATTTCGAGAAGGACCGGATGGCCGGGGCGAGCGAGAACCTCCTCTCGGCGAAGACCCTCGTCGATGTCGTCCGGGCGGCGTCGATCGGGTTCGAGTCCCGGGCGACGCAGAAGCGTGAGGCCCTGCTTGCTCCGGAAGGCGTGATGGATGTGACGCTGCGGTTCCTCGACGTGCTCCTCGACGAGGTCCCCGGGCTGGCGCCGGTGGCGTCAGGCGCCGAGAGCGCGGCAGCACTACGCGCCCGAAGCCTCATCGCGTCCGCCACCATCCTGCGGTGTCTCGCTGGCGCCTTCCGCATGGTGGCTGTCGACGGGATCGACGAACTGCGTCCCCGCGTCGACGATGCCGGGGAAGCGGCCTTCCGTCGCATGCTCCGTCAGCTCGCCGGGTCGTGGGGCTTCCCGATCGACGGCCGTTGGCTCGCCACCGGGTACTTTCCGGGCACCGGCAGCCGTGCACCGTCCTCGAGGGCACAGGACCTCAAGGGCATGACGATGACGCTTGCCAC
- a CDS encoding ATP-binding protein, giving the protein MVTPFRAPPGRYSLLVIDEVGHIPFEPQAANLFFQLVSSRYEPASLIVTLNKPLGRWGEAFGDDTVAEMIDRHVHHADVIALNGDSYRLNRLKTGDLRRPPAATTD; this is encoded by the coding sequence GTGGTGACACCGTTCCGGGCGCCGCCTGGCCGTTATTCATTGCTGGTGATCGATGAGGTCGGCCACATCCCCTTCGAGCCCCAGGCTGCGAACCTGTTCTTCCAACTCGTCTCATCCCGTTACGAACCCGCATCGCTGATCGTCACCTTGAACAAGCCGTTAGGCCGGTGGGGCGAGGCTTTCGGCGATGACACCGTCGCCGAGATGATCGACCGCCACGTCCACCACGCCGACGTCATCGCCCTTAACGGCGACTCCTACCGACTCAACCGGCTCAAGACCGGCGACCTCCGCCGACCACCAGCGGCCACGACCGACTGA
- a CDS encoding bifunctional 2-polyprenyl-6-hydroxyphenol methylase/3-demethylubiquinol 3-O-methyltransferase UbiG, whose amino-acid sequence MPADDYLDLNRTNWDSRASVHARAYDIDGLLADPQRLSSVVSFDLPRLGDVDGLDVVHLQCHIGTDTLSLARLGARVTGVDLSGTSLDEARALATRAGADIEYVRSDVYAAPDALGGRTFDVVYTGIGAICWLPSISRWAQTVAALLRPGGRLFLRDGHPVMLAALAMAVGAEHEDRAQQPWITGPGGLTPALELPYFEQAEPLVWEDEYSYAGSEKVAQPRSMEWNHGLGEIVTAVLDAGLELTSLTEHDSAPWDALPGLMVLDESVGEYRLRERPERLPATFTLTARRR is encoded by the coding sequence GTGCCTGCCGACGACTACCTGGACCTCAACCGCACCAACTGGGACAGCCGGGCGTCGGTGCACGCACGGGCCTACGACATCGACGGGCTGCTGGCCGACCCGCAGCGCCTGTCGAGCGTGGTGAGCTTCGACCTCCCGCGGCTGGGCGACGTCGACGGCCTCGACGTCGTGCACCTGCAGTGCCACATCGGCACCGACACGCTGAGCCTCGCCCGCCTGGGCGCGCGGGTCACCGGCGTCGACCTCTCGGGTACCTCGCTCGACGAGGCGCGCGCGCTGGCGACGCGCGCCGGGGCGGACATCGAGTACGTGCGGTCCGACGTGTACGCCGCACCTGACGCGCTCGGCGGCCGGACGTTCGACGTCGTCTACACCGGCATCGGCGCGATCTGCTGGCTGCCGAGCATCAGTCGCTGGGCGCAGACCGTCGCGGCCCTGCTGCGCCCGGGTGGGCGGCTGTTCCTCCGCGACGGGCACCCCGTGATGCTGGCGGCGCTCGCCATGGCGGTCGGCGCGGAGCACGAGGACCGCGCGCAGCAGCCGTGGATCACCGGGCCCGGCGGGCTGACGCCCGCGCTCGAGCTGCCCTACTTCGAGCAGGCCGAGCCGCTCGTCTGGGAGGACGAGTACAGCTACGCCGGGAGCGAGAAGGTCGCGCAGCCGCGGTCGATGGAGTGGAACCACGGGCTGGGCGAGATCGTCACCGCCGTGCTGGACGCGGGCCTCGAGCTGACGTCGCTGACCGAGCACGACAGCGCGCCCTGGGACGCGCTGCCGGGACTGATGGTGCTCGACGAGTCGGTGGGCGAGTACCGGCTGCGGGAGCGTCCGGAGCGGCTGCCGGCGACGTTCACGCTGACGGCTCGGCGGCGGTAA
- a CDS encoding arginase family protein has protein sequence MPQRVRLLDVPYDSGHLAARHGAGPTALVAAGAARRLTGTGAVVDHARLELDIPDGFSIEAATGTEVMRRVAEDVAAHPEHLPVVLAGNCGVTLGVVAGLRLRAPERRVAVLWFDAHGDLQSPATSASGFFDGMGFAMMGGRCWQALAGTVPGHEPLPDERAVLVGGHDLDPAERDLIGSSGLTWLSVADIRAGHTGEVLDRVAAHADAVHIHVDLDVHDPSVAPANSYAVPGGLTPDEVRDTVTAAVERLPLASATIASWDPSRDVGDRMRDTGLALIELLGTLGQAAPSSARSRRM, from the coding sequence ATGCCCCAGCGCGTCCGCCTGCTCGACGTTCCCTACGACTCCGGCCACCTCGCCGCGCGCCACGGCGCCGGCCCGACCGCCCTCGTCGCCGCCGGCGCGGCGCGACGGCTGACCGGCACGGGCGCCGTCGTCGACCACGCCCGCCTGGAGCTCGACATCCCCGACGGCTTCAGCATCGAGGCGGCCACGGGGACGGAGGTCATGCGGCGCGTCGCCGAGGACGTCGCCGCGCACCCCGAGCACCTGCCCGTGGTGCTGGCCGGCAACTGCGGGGTCACCCTCGGCGTCGTCGCGGGCCTGCGGCTGCGGGCGCCCGAGCGGCGCGTGGCCGTCCTGTGGTTCGACGCCCACGGCGACCTGCAGAGCCCGGCGACGTCGGCGAGCGGGTTCTTCGACGGCATGGGCTTCGCGATGATGGGCGGCCGGTGCTGGCAGGCGCTCGCCGGGACCGTCCCCGGCCACGAGCCCCTGCCCGACGAGCGCGCCGTCCTCGTCGGCGGGCACGACCTCGACCCCGCCGAGCGCGACCTCATCGGCTCCTCCGGCCTGACGTGGCTCAGCGTCGCCGACATCCGCGCCGGCCACACCGGTGAGGTGCTCGACCGGGTCGCCGCCCACGCCGACGCCGTGCACATCCACGTCGACCTCGACGTCCACGACCCCTCGGTCGCGCCCGCCAACTCCTACGCGGTGCCCGGCGGCCTGACGCCCGACGAGGTCCGCGACACGGTCACCGCGGCCGTCGAACGGCTGCCCCTCGCCTCGGCGACCATCGCCTCGTGGGACCCGAGCCGCGACGTCGGGGACCGCATGCGCGACACCGGGCTCGCGCTCATCGAGCTGCTCGGGACGCTCGGTCAGGCGGCGCCCAGCAGCGCGAGGTCCCGCCGGATGTAG
- a CDS encoding DinB family protein encodes MTTYSRTKEFEGATFLRASFKGATLRFADLSGVTMRAVDVDGLDIDSHDLWFGSLIVNGVDVVPLVDAELNRQFPGRELQKSTTPEGLREGWAAVQAAWRTTVEGTPPELRDAHVEDEWSLAETLRHLVLATDAWLRGGILRMSQPFHEIGVIFSGAAEMGYDVSVFRTDLPTYEEILAVRAERQQMVTDALAEATPELLAEERDNPWGPGDDWHPTVGDCFRVILEEEWAHLRYIRRDLALLGAA; translated from the coding sequence ATGACGACATACTCCCGCACGAAGGAGTTCGAGGGCGCGACCTTCCTCCGGGCGAGCTTCAAGGGCGCCACGCTCCGGTTCGCCGACCTCAGCGGCGTGACGATGCGCGCCGTCGACGTGGACGGGCTCGACATCGACAGCCACGACCTGTGGTTCGGCAGCCTCATCGTCAACGGCGTCGACGTGGTGCCGCTCGTGGACGCCGAGCTCAACCGGCAGTTCCCGGGCCGCGAGCTGCAGAAGTCGACGACGCCCGAGGGGCTGCGCGAGGGCTGGGCCGCCGTGCAGGCGGCGTGGCGGACGACGGTGGAGGGCACGCCGCCGGAGCTCCGGGACGCCCACGTCGAGGACGAGTGGTCCCTCGCCGAGACCCTGCGGCACCTGGTCCTGGCGACCGACGCCTGGCTGCGCGGCGGGATCCTGCGGATGTCGCAGCCGTTCCACGAGATCGGCGTGATCTTCTCCGGTGCCGCCGAGATGGGCTACGACGTGTCCGTCTTCCGCACGGACCTGCCGACCTACGAGGAGATCCTCGCGGTGCGCGCCGAGCGTCAGCAGATGGTGACGGACGCCCTGGCCGAGGCCACGCCCGAGCTGCTCGCGGAGGAGCGCGACAACCCGTGGGGCCCGGGCGACGACTGGCACCCCACCGTCGGCGACTGCTTCCGCGTGATCCTCGAGGAGGAGTGGGCGCACCTGCGCTACATCCGGCGGGACCTCGCGCTGCTGGGCGCCGCCTGA
- a CDS encoding DEAD/DEAH box helicase, with the protein MAGQGRRRSGGGRADAGTQRRRSPRRDEQGLIPVLADVAREVDNAVRQPPTRPAVRVKFQVVALLVREERARVMADEELSAAKRTQELKRLDGVATILAKIAARDTSLLGLLADDARVSDTARALKASMMRDAGMEPPEEPEPEPAPAPAPGSEKRVVPRSVISRQLANPFLAPDFEAAAERSAARARRLAGWELLEPLFRSFEYAATGAPACMPLPDGRLVSAPLGRELMPHQAQVVAAAARGHRTFLLADEPGLGKTAQALLAAQAADAFPLLVVVPNVVKTNWAHEVGMWTPHRRATVLHGDGEDVDAFADVVIVNYEILDRHVGWLGDLGFRGMVVDEAHFIKNKSSQRSQNVLALSERIRERTARPLLMALTGTPLINDIEDFRAIWQFLGWIDDEKPIGALMTALEETGLTPADPGFYASARENVIKMGIVRRRKVDVVADIPARRVADLPVELDGAVGRSIRASEQALARRMVEQYKTARQMRPDEELVDGLDLRLVRRVAASELKDSSSKAKGENVFTMVRRIGQAKAGLAADYAAQLARNVGKVVFFAKHVDVMDQAEQTFADRGIRYASIRGDQSAKVREKNIAAFTDEPDVQIAVCSLMAAGVGLNLQVASNLVLAELSWTDAEQTQAIDRIHRIGQSEPVTAWRIIAAQTIDAKIAELIDSKSGLAARALDGAGESDASSTDVQLEALVSLLTDALAAEGVG; encoded by the coding sequence GTGGCAGGACAAGGCCGCCGTCGATCCGGTGGTGGGCGCGCCGATGCCGGCACCCAGCGTCGCCGGTCCCCGCGCCGCGACGAGCAGGGGCTCATCCCCGTGCTCGCCGACGTCGCCCGCGAGGTGGACAACGCCGTGCGCCAGCCGCCCACGCGTCCCGCCGTTCGGGTGAAGTTCCAGGTCGTCGCGCTGCTGGTCCGCGAGGAGCGGGCGCGGGTCATGGCCGACGAGGAGCTGTCCGCCGCCAAGCGCACCCAGGAGCTCAAGCGGCTCGACGGCGTCGCGACGATCCTGGCGAAGATCGCCGCCCGCGACACGTCCCTGCTCGGCCTCCTGGCCGACGACGCCCGCGTCTCCGACACGGCCCGCGCGCTCAAGGCGAGCATGATGCGCGACGCCGGCATGGAGCCGCCCGAGGAGCCCGAGCCCGAACCCGCGCCCGCGCCGGCGCCCGGTTCCGAGAAGCGCGTGGTGCCGCGCTCGGTGATCTCCCGCCAGCTCGCGAACCCGTTCCTCGCCCCCGACTTCGAGGCCGCCGCCGAGCGCAGCGCCGCCCGCGCCCGCCGCCTTGCCGGGTGGGAGCTGCTCGAGCCGCTCTTCCGCTCCTTCGAGTACGCGGCCACGGGCGCCCCGGCGTGCATGCCGCTGCCCGACGGCCGCCTGGTGTCCGCGCCGCTCGGCCGCGAGCTCATGCCGCACCAGGCGCAGGTCGTCGCCGCGGCGGCCCGCGGGCACCGCACGTTCCTGCTCGCCGACGAGCCCGGCCTCGGCAAGACCGCGCAGGCGCTGCTCGCCGCGCAGGCCGCCGACGCCTTCCCGCTGCTGGTCGTGGTCCCCAACGTCGTCAAGACGAACTGGGCGCACGAGGTCGGGATGTGGACGCCGCACCGCCGCGCCACGGTGCTGCACGGCGACGGCGAGGACGTCGACGCGTTCGCCGACGTCGTCATCGTCAACTACGAGATCCTCGACCGGCACGTGGGCTGGCTCGGTGACCTGGGCTTCCGCGGCATGGTCGTCGACGAGGCGCACTTCATCAAGAACAAGTCGTCCCAGCGCTCGCAGAACGTGCTCGCGCTCTCGGAGCGGATCCGGGAGCGGACCGCGCGGCCGCTGCTCATGGCGCTGACCGGTACGCCGCTCATCAACGACATCGAGGACTTCCGCGCCATCTGGCAGTTCCTCGGCTGGATCGACGACGAGAAGCCGATCGGCGCGCTGATGACCGCGCTCGAGGAGACCGGGCTGACGCCGGCCGACCCCGGCTTCTACGCCTCCGCGCGCGAGAACGTGATCAAGATGGGCATCGTGCGCCGCCGCAAGGTCGACGTCGTCGCCGACATCCCCGCGCGCCGGGTGGCCGACCTGCCGGTCGAGCTCGACGGCGCCGTCGGCCGCTCCATCCGCGCGTCGGAGCAGGCGCTCGCGCGCCGGATGGTCGAGCAGTACAAGACCGCGCGCCAGATGCGCCCCGACGAGGAACTCGTGGACGGCCTCGACCTGCGGCTGGTGCGCCGCGTGGCGGCGTCGGAGCTCAAGGACTCGAGCTCGAAGGCCAAGGGCGAGAACGTCTTCACGATGGTGCGGCGGATCGGCCAGGCCAAGGCCGGGCTCGCGGCCGACTACGCCGCGCAGCTGGCCCGCAACGTGGGCAAGGTCGTGTTCTTCGCCAAGCACGTCGACGTCATGGATCAGGCCGAGCAGACCTTCGCCGACCGCGGCATCCGCTACGCCTCGATCCGCGGCGACCAGAGCGCCAAGGTGCGCGAGAAGAACATCGCCGCCTTCACGGACGAGCCCGACGTGCAGATCGCCGTGTGCTCGCTCATGGCCGCCGGCGTGGGGCTGAACCTCCAGGTCGCCTCCAACCTGGTGCTGGCCGAGCTGTCGTGGACCGACGCGGAGCAGACCCAGGCCATCGACCGCATCCACCGCATCGGCCAGTCCGAGCCGGTCACGGCGTGGCGGATCATCGCCGCGCAGACCATCGACGCCAAGATCGCCGAGCTGATCGACAGCAAGTCGGGGCTGGCCGCGCGCGCGTTGGACGGGGCGGGGGAGAGCGACGCGTCGTCGACCGACGTGCAGCTCGAGGCGCTGGTCTCGCTGCTCACCGACGCGCTGGCCGCGGAGGGCGTGGGCTGA
- a CDS encoding 3-oxoacyl-ACP synthase III, with the protein MKGNATSVHRNAALLSLATTTAERVTTSADIDRRLAPALERLRLPTGLLERVAGVHERRNWGSGQTFDAAAVAAGEKALAEAGVDRSDVGMVINTSVTRKHLEPSVAVRIHHGLGMPPSAVNFDLANACLGFVSGMTLASQLIDAGQIRYAVVVDGEDADEIQDVTIDRLNGADVTRRDFLREFPTLTLGSGAVAAVLGRADAHPAGHRVLGGVTRAATQFNELCVGGVNGMVTDAKALLTGGLELVMAAWKEARADWSWSAMDRYILHQVSDVHTDAIVKAAKLDRSRVPLTYPRFGNVGPASIPMTLAHEAPSLGPGDRVLLMGVGSGINTAMTEIAW; encoded by the coding sequence GTGAAGGGCAACGCGACGTCCGTGCACCGCAACGCGGCACTGCTGTCCCTGGCGACGACGACGGCGGAGCGCGTCACCACCTCCGCGGACATCGACCGCCGGCTCGCTCCCGCGCTGGAGCGGCTGAGGCTGCCCACCGGCCTCCTGGAGCGCGTCGCCGGCGTCCACGAGCGCCGGAACTGGGGTTCCGGGCAGACCTTCGACGCCGCCGCCGTCGCCGCCGGCGAGAAGGCGCTCGCCGAGGCGGGCGTGGACCGCAGCGACGTCGGGATGGTCATCAACACCTCCGTCACGCGCAAGCACCTCGAGCCGTCGGTCGCGGTCCGGATCCACCACGGGCTCGGCATGCCGCCGTCGGCCGTGAACTTCGACCTCGCCAACGCCTGCCTGGGCTTCGTCAGCGGCATGACGCTCGCCTCCCAGCTCATCGACGCCGGGCAGATCCGGTACGCCGTCGTCGTCGACGGGGAGGACGCCGACGAGATCCAGGACGTGACGATCGACCGGCTCAACGGCGCCGACGTGACCCGCCGGGACTTCCTGCGCGAGTTCCCGACGCTGACCCTCGGCTCCGGCGCGGTGGCCGCGGTGCTCGGCCGGGCGGACGCCCATCCCGCGGGCCACCGGGTCCTCGGCGGGGTCACGCGCGCGGCGACCCAGTTCAACGAGCTGTGCGTGGGCGGCGTGAACGGGATGGTCACCGACGCCAAGGCCCTGCTCACCGGCGGGCTGGAGCTGGTCATGGCTGCGTGGAAGGAGGCCAGGGCCGACTGGAGCTGGTCCGCGATGGACCGCTACATCCTCCACCAGGTCTCGGACGTGCACACCGACGCGATCGTCAAGGCGGCCAAGCTCGACCGCTCGCGCGTCCCGCTGACCTACCCGAGGTTCGGCAACGTCGGCCCCGCCTCCATCCCCATGACGCTCGCGCACGAGGCGCCGTCGCTGGGCCCCGGCGACCGCGTGCTCCTCATGGGCGTCGGCTCGGGCATCAACACGGCCATGACGGAGATCGCCTGGTGA
- a CDS encoding alpha/beta fold hydrolase, which translates to MTSPLPGSARSTAPACLPPHGLDGLDPSFSRLVTAGPDGRTWHLLDNAGHLARLGAAPVGTLLCVHGNPTWSYLWRRLLTQATARAAAGGDAWRVVAVDQLEMGWSERTGQRRDVRQRAADLGDLTAALTLAGPVVTVGHDWGGAISLGWAVDHPGLLAGVVLLNTAVHQPEHLPVPAPLRLALRPRVLGPATVATPAFLETTLALARPRLPAAVREAYRAPYRGAGRRGGIGGFVADIPVDATHPSAAEVDRIADGVRGLRVPALLLWGPGDPVFGDQYLEDLVDRLPHADVHRYEGAGHLVAEDVDYAAAVLDWLSGAGAGAGAGAGAGASPTDPATQPYRPLWHHLDEQRHSGETALVEMAPPGGGGPRVVSWSLLARRVRELAAGLAAVGVRPGDRVCLLVPPGADLTAVLYACLRLGAVVVVADAGLGVRGLTRAVRGARPDHVIGALRGLGAARALGWPGRRLSTTPLPPAVARALGVDHALVDLLDLGRGVDLPDEPDPDATAAVLFTSGSTGPAKGVVYTHRQLAAVAVALGAQYDLGTGTGLVAGFAPFALLGPALGARSVTPAMDVTSPRTLTARAVAAAAAAVDATVVFLSPAALVNVVATAGELGADDHAALARVRTFLSAGAPVPEAVLAAAGRLMPNAEPHTPYGMTEGLLMTDVTLTDIREATRERPAGDPGGVCVGRPTATTQVRISALDDTGAATGEPTAEPGRTGEILVSAPHLKRGYFRLHLTDRAATRGVPGARWHRTGDVGHLDAAGRLWVEGRLDHVVTTADGVVTPVGLEQAVENVEAVARAAVVGVGPAGTQLLVAVVETLPRARRPGLAPAALAAAVRGAAPRPLAAVLVVPDLPTDVRHNSKIDRVRLARWAEGVLSGGRVRRP; encoded by the coding sequence GTGACGAGCCCGCTCCCGGGCTCGGCCCGCTCGACGGCGCCCGCCTGCCTGCCCCCGCACGGCCTCGACGGCCTCGACCCGTCCTTCTCGCGCCTCGTCACGGCCGGGCCGGACGGGCGCACCTGGCACCTGCTCGACAACGCCGGCCACCTCGCCCGCCTCGGCGCCGCGCCGGTGGGCACCCTGCTGTGCGTGCACGGCAACCCCACGTGGTCCTACCTGTGGCGTCGCCTCCTCACCCAGGCCACCGCCCGGGCCGCGGCCGGCGGCGACGCGTGGCGCGTGGTCGCCGTCGACCAGCTCGAGATGGGCTGGTCGGAGCGCACCGGGCAGCGCCGTGACGTGCGGCAGCGCGCGGCGGACCTCGGCGACCTGACGGCGGCGCTCACCCTGGCGGGGCCCGTGGTCACGGTCGGCCACGACTGGGGCGGGGCGATCAGCCTCGGGTGGGCCGTGGACCACCCGGGCCTGCTCGCGGGCGTGGTCCTGCTCAACACCGCGGTGCACCAGCCCGAGCACCTGCCCGTCCCGGCGCCCCTGCGCCTCGCGCTGCGCCCGCGGGTCCTGGGGCCGGCGACCGTGGCCACGCCCGCGTTCCTCGAGACCACCCTCGCGCTGGCGCGCCCCCGCCTGCCGGCGGCGGTCCGCGAGGCGTACCGCGCCCCCTACCGCGGTGCGGGCCGCCGCGGCGGGATCGGCGGGTTCGTCGCCGACATCCCCGTGGACGCCACGCACCCGAGCGCGGCGGAGGTCGACCGCATCGCCGACGGCGTGCGCGGGCTCCGCGTCCCGGCCCTGCTGCTGTGGGGCCCGGGCGACCCGGTGTTCGGCGACCAGTACCTCGAGGACCTCGTCGACCGGCTGCCCCACGCGGACGTGCACCGCTACGAGGGCGCCGGGCACCTGGTCGCCGAGGACGTCGACTACGCGGCCGCGGTGCTCGACTGGCTCTCGGGTGCGGGTGCGGGTGCGGGTGCGGGTGCGGGTGCGGGTGCGTCGCCGACCGACCCGGCGACCCAGCCCTACCGCCCGCTCTGGCACCACCTCGACGAGCAGCGGCACAGCGGCGAGACGGCCCTGGTCGAGATGGCGCCGCCCGGCGGGGGCGGCCCGCGCGTGGTCAGCTGGTCGCTGCTCGCCCGGCGCGTGCGCGAGCTCGCCGCCGGGCTGGCCGCCGTCGGCGTGCGCCCCGGCGACCGCGTCTGCCTGCTCGTGCCGCCCGGCGCGGACCTGACCGCCGTGCTCTACGCGTGCCTGCGCCTCGGCGCCGTCGTCGTGGTGGCCGACGCCGGCCTGGGCGTGCGCGGCCTGACCCGCGCCGTGCGCGGCGCGCGACCCGACCACGTGATCGGCGCCCTGCGGGGCCTGGGCGCCGCCCGCGCGCTCGGCTGGCCGGGCCGGCGCCTCTCGACCACGCCCCTGCCACCGGCCGTGGCCCGCGCCCTGGGCGTCGACCACGCGCTGGTCGACCTCCTCGACCTCGGACGGGGCGTCGACCTCCCGGACGAGCCCGACCCGGACGCGACCGCCGCCGTGCTCTTCACCTCCGGCTCCACCGGCCCCGCCAAGGGCGTCGTCTACACGCACCGCCAGCTCGCGGCCGTGGCGGTCGCCCTGGGCGCGCAGTACGACCTGGGGACCGGCACCGGCCTCGTCGCGGGCTTCGCGCCCTTCGCGCTGCTCGGGCCGGCGCTGGGCGCGCGCTCGGTCACCCCGGCCATGGACGTGACCTCCCCGCGGACGCTGACCGCGCGCGCGGTCGCCGCCGCGGCGGCCGCGGTCGACGCGACGGTGGTCTTCCTGTCCCCGGCCGCGCTGGTCAACGTCGTGGCGACGGCCGGCGAGCTGGGCGCGGACGACCACGCGGCGCTCGCGCGAGTGCGGACCTTCCTGTCCGCCGGGGCGCCCGTGCCCGAGGCCGTGCTCGCCGCCGCGGGCCGCCTGATGCCGAACGCCGAGCCGCACACCCCCTACGGCATGACCGAGGGGCTGCTCATGACCGACGTCACGCTCACCGACATCCGCGAGGCCACCCGCGAGCGGCCGGCCGGGGACCCGGGCGGGGTGTGCGTGGGACGCCCCACCGCGACCACCCAGGTGCGCATCAGCGCGCTCGACGACACCGGCGCCGCCACGGGGGAGCCGACGGCCGAGCCGGGCCGCACGGGCGAGATCCTCGTGAGCGCGCCGCACCTCAAGCGCGGCTACTTCCGCCTCCACCTGACCGACCGCGCGGCCACGCGCGGCGTGCCCGGCGCCCGGTGGCACCGCACGGGCGACGTCGGGCACCTCGACGCCGCGGGGCGGCTGTGGGTCGAGGGTCGCCTCGACCACGTCGTCACCACGGCCGACGGCGTGGTCACCCCGGTCGGCCTGGAGCAGGCCGTCGAGAACGTCGAGGCGGTCGCGCGGGCGGCCGTGGTCGGCGTCGGGCCGGCCGGGACGCAGCTGCTCGTCGCCGTGGTCGAGACCCTGCCGCGAGCCCGCCGTCCGGGCCTCGCGCCCGCGGCGCTGGCCGCGGCCGTGCGCGGCGCCGCCCCGCGCCCGCTCGCGGCCGTGCTCGTGGTGCCGGACCTGCCCACGGACGTGCGCCACAACTCCAAGATCGACCGGGTCCGGCTCGCGCGCTGGGCCGAGGGCGTCCTGTCCGGCGGGCGGGTGCGTCGGCCGTGA